The following coding sequences are from one Bacteroidota bacterium window:
- a CDS encoding TonB-dependent receptor: protein MKKVGLFILFIVTALSNFAQTGGEIRGVVKDVATGETVVGASVMVAEGKVAVTDINGNYSIKVDSGSYTVSISYVGFEPQKQKIKVGSKPVTINFSLETKTLNEVEVVADVAKNRETPIAFSTITTKQIQEELNSRDLPMLLNSTHGAYATEQGGGSGDARVNIRGFDQRNVAVMVDGVPVNDMENGWVYWSNWDGLGDITKNMQVQRGLGASKLAITSVGGTMNIITKGIDSKKEISIKQEVMSNLTHKTSLAFNTGQLKGGWGFTGAVTRKAGDGYIDQTWVEAYSYFLKIQKRVGKHLISLSGNGAPQRHGQRATGILFPIYDRDFANSLGINADSVIANNQYTNTQNGEMGRKYNPHWGELDGKPFNERINYFHKPQFNLSHFWNINKKLYLSSIAYVSIGKGGGTRLVNTVTPDKNTGQIDFDAIYNINAYNVDGLYSSTEHKSTNIIQSSVNNHYWYGILSSLNYQIDSSWSALIGIDARYYKGFHYTEVYDLLGGDYFENHTDANQPTGQFFGDPNFQYQMKRKGDKISRNYEGMVMWGGAFGQLEYKKEKWSAFVTGSVSETGYERKDYFKKKDIVLSDTTLIQAVGFADTVTYNGTEYTSSSPEARTSTTDRLWFLGYTVKAGANYNINDHHNVFLNTGYLKLPPKFDLVFTTGNVENPKAKMQEVVSLELGYGYKSKLFAANVNLYYTDWKNKPLSEFPTIRIASNDYYYNTNGLKEVHKGIELDFIYKLFKNLDVEGLASIGDWTLNTSDEVYLFDMNTDLPTDTIQFSAQGVHVGDAAQIQLGGSVRYEIIKNLYVKARYTYFTKNYSKYNLLDLQVTYLPSGAVKADNRDRESWKMPSYGLLDLFAGYNFKYWKLRFNVSAGVTNLFNTMYISDALNNYSFDATTATGFIGMGTRFNLGLKITF, encoded by the coding sequence ATGAAAAAAGTTGGTCTATTCATCCTTTTTATTGTTACTGCTCTTTCAAATTTCGCGCAAACAGGCGGAGAAATAAGAGGGGTTGTAAAAGATGTTGCTACCGGTGAAACGGTTGTTGGCGCCAGTGTTATGGTAGCTGAAGGCAAAGTTGCCGTTACAGATATCAATGGAAATTATTCGATTAAAGTAGATTCCGGTTCCTATACCGTTTCTATTTCCTATGTTGGTTTTGAACCACAAAAACAAAAAATTAAAGTCGGCAGCAAACCTGTTACCATCAACTTTTCATTGGAAACAAAAACACTCAATGAAGTAGAAGTGGTTGCTGATGTTGCCAAAAATAGAGAAACCCCGATTGCCTTTTCTACAATCACGACCAAACAAATACAAGAAGAATTAAATTCCCGCGATTTACCAATGTTACTAAACTCCACTCATGGTGCATATGCAACCGAACAAGGAGGAGGTAGTGGTGATGCCCGCGTGAACATTCGAGGATTCGATCAGCGCAATGTGGCTGTTATGGTGGATGGTGTGCCCGTAAACGACATGGAAAACGGTTGGGTATACTGGAGCAACTGGGACGGATTGGGTGACATTACAAAAAACATGCAAGTACAAAGAGGTCTTGGTGCTTCTAAACTTGCAATTACCTCCGTTGGTGGAACAATGAACATTATCACCAAAGGAATTGACTCCAAAAAAGAAATTAGCATCAAGCAAGAAGTAATGAGCAACCTTACTCACAAAACTTCTCTTGCTTTTAACACCGGACAATTAAAAGGCGGATGGGGATTTACCGGAGCGGTTACCCGAAAAGCAGGTGACGGATATATTGATCAAACTTGGGTTGAAGCTTATTCCTATTTTTTAAAAATACAAAAACGTGTTGGTAAGCATTTAATCAGTTTAAGTGGGAATGGTGCACCACAGCGACATGGACAAAGAGCAACCGGAATTTTATTTCCAATCTACGACCGTGATTTTGCAAACAGTTTAGGGATTAATGCAGATAGTGTTATAGCAAACAATCAATATACCAATACTCAAAATGGTGAAATGGGAAGAAAATACAATCCGCATTGGGGTGAATTAGATGGCAAACCATTTAACGAACGCATCAACTATTTTCACAAACCACAATTCAACTTATCTCACTTTTGGAACATCAATAAAAAATTATACTTGTCGTCCATCGCTTATGTTTCTATTGGTAAAGGTGGTGGAACCCGATTAGTGAATACTGTTACTCCGGATAAAAACACAGGGCAGATTGATTTTGATGCCATCTACAATATCAATGCTTACAATGTTGATGGATTGTATAGTTCAACCGAACATAAATCAACCAATATCATTCAAAGTTCTGTAAACAATCATTATTGGTATGGTATACTCTCTTCACTTAATTATCAAATTGATTCATCATGGTCCGCATTAATTGGAATTGATGCACGTTACTATAAAGGTTTTCATTACACCGAAGTGTATGATTTATTAGGTGGTGATTATTTCGAAAATCATACAGATGCCAATCAGCCAACCGGACAGTTTTTCGGAGATCCGAATTTTCAATATCAAATGAAACGCAAAGGCGATAAGATTTCTCGTAACTACGAAGGAATGGTAATGTGGGGTGGTGCATTTGGACAATTAGAATATAAAAAAGAAAAGTGGAGTGCTTTTGTTACAGGAAGTGTATCCGAAACGGGATATGAGCGTAAAGATTATTTTAAGAAGAAAGACATTGTTTTAAGCGACACAACATTAATTCAAGCAGTTGGATTTGCAGACACTGTTACATATAATGGAACAGAATATACTTCCTCGTCACCGGAAGCAAGAACATCTACCACCGATCGTTTATGGTTTTTAGGTTATACTGTAAAAGCCGGAGCAAATTACAACATCAACGATCATCACAATGTATTTTTAAATACCGGCTATTTAAAACTCCCACCAAAATTTGATTTGGTATTTACAACCGGAAACGTTGAAAATCCCAAAGCAAAGATGCAAGAAGTGGTTTCACTTGAATTGGGTTATGGATACAAAAGCAAATTATTTGCTGCCAATGTAAACTTGTATTATACCGATTGGAAAAACAAACCACTGTCTGAATTCCCAACCATCCGCATTGCCTCCAACGACTATTACTACAACACCAATGGATTGAAAGAAGTTCACAAAGGAATCGAATTGGATTTTATTTATAAGTTATTTAAAAATTTAGATGTGGAAGGCTTGGCCTCTATCGGTGATTGGACATTGAACACATCGGATGAGGTGTATTTATTTGACATGAATACGGATTTGCCTACTGATACGATTCAATTCAGTGCACAAGGTGTTCATGTGGGTGATGCCGCACAAATACAATTGGGTGGAAGTGTTCGCTACGAAATCATTAAGAACTTATATGTTAAAGCACGCTATACCTATTTCACAAAAAATTATTCGAAATACAATTTATTAGACTTACAAGTAACGTATTTACCAAGCGGAGCAGTGAAAGCCGACAATCGTGATCGTGAATCCTGGAAAATGCCATCGTATGGATTACTGGACTTATTTGCAGGATACAATTTTAAATACTGGAAACTTCGCTTTAATGTATCAGCAGGTGTAACCAATCTATTTAACACAATGTATATCAGTGATGCATTAAACAATTATAGTTTTGATGCAACTACTGCAACCGGATTTATTGGAATGGGAACACGTTTCAATTTAGGATTAAAAATTACTTTTTAA
- a CDS encoding deoxyhypusine synthase family protein, producing the protein MSKGPISNFIEKHYKHFNAAALVDAAKGYETHLTEGGKMMVTLAGAMSTAELGKSLAEMIRQGKIDIISCTGANLEEDIMNLVAHSHYKRVPNYRDLSPQEEWDLLENHYNRVTDTCIPEEEAFRRLQKHIHKIWKDADDKGERFFPHEFMYKILLSGELQQYYEIDPKDSWMLAAAERNLPMVVPGWEDSTMGNIFASYVIKKEIKASTMKSGIEYMAWLADWYPKNSGGKGVGFFQIGGGIAGDFPICVVPMLYQDMEMQDIPFWSYFCQISDSTTSYGSYSGAVPNEKITWGKLDIHTPKFIVESDATIVAPLMFAWILGW; encoded by the coding sequence ATGAGCAAAGGACCGATTTCAAATTTTATTGAAAAACATTATAAACACTTTAATGCAGCCGCTTTGGTAGACGCTGCCAAAGGATACGAAACCCATTTAACAGAAGGTGGTAAAATGATGGTGACCCTTGCCGGTGCTATGAGTACAGCTGAATTGGGTAAATCATTAGCAGAAATGATTCGTCAAGGGAAAATTGACATTATTTCCTGTACAGGAGCCAATTTAGAAGAGGATATCATGAATTTGGTAGCACACTCACACTATAAGCGTGTTCCAAACTACAGAGATTTATCTCCGCAGGAAGAATGGGATTTATTAGAAAACCATTACAACCGTGTTACTGATACCTGTATTCCGGAAGAAGAAGCATTCCGCAGATTACAAAAGCACATTCATAAAATATGGAAAGATGCGGATGACAAAGGAGAACGCTTTTTCCCGCATGAATTCATGTACAAAATCCTATTGAGCGGTGAATTGCAACAATATTATGAAATTGACCCGAAAGATTCATGGATGTTGGCTGCTGCTGAACGTAATTTGCCAATGGTGGTTCCGGGTTGGGAAGATTCAACGATGGGAAACATCTTTGCTTCCTATGTAATTAAAAAAGAAATCAAAGCATCAACCATGAAGTCGGGTATCGAATACATGGCTTGGTTGGCGGATTGGTATCCTAAAAATTCAGGTGGAAAAGGAGTAGGGTTCTTCCAAATTGGTGGTGGTATTGCCGGAGATTTCCCGATTTGTGTGGTGCCAATGTTGTACCAAGATATGGAAATGCAAGACATTCCTTTCTGGAGCTATTTCTGTCAGATTTCTGACTCTACAACCAGCTACGGTTCTTATTCAGGAGCTGTTCCAAACGAAAAAATTACATGGGGGAAATTAGATATTCATACACCAAAATTCATTGTAGAAAGTGATGCGACCATTGTTGCACCATTGATGTTTGCTTGGATCCTCGGATGGTAG
- a CDS encoding lamin tail domain-containing protein: MKKLLLSVFALAIYSGASAQCSELFISEYVDGTGNDKALEIFNPTPNPINLTGYSLNRYSNGATTFTAGGTLNLSGTIASGQAFVIVNGQTTTSGSSPACSPVLQAMADLLDGVYPAPTYMNGDDAITLEKGGQKIDILGKIGEDPGASWTDVFPFNDAAGAYWTKDHTLQRKASVTGGVTTNPTAFDPTVQWDSLPKNTWTGLNSHTCSCPTAGISEVDNTVSVLVFPNPSNNGSVTITSTEGIVTAEIVNMVGQVVMNKSGNKNDKTMLLDTTELSKGVYFVKVSFEKGKSTVVKLSIQ; the protein is encoded by the coding sequence ATGAAAAAACTATTACTTTCAGTTTTCGCGTTAGCTATTTATTCAGGCGCAAGCGCACAATGCAGTGAACTTTTTATTTCGGAATACGTTGACGGAACAGGGAATGACAAAGCATTGGAAATTTTTAACCCAACTCCTAATCCAATTAACTTAACCGGATACTCTTTAAATCGTTACTCAAACGGAGCAACTACATTTACTGCTGGTGGAACACTTAACTTGAGTGGAACCATTGCTTCTGGTCAAGCATTTGTAATTGTAAACGGGCAAACAACAACCAGCGGTTCATCTCCTGCTTGTAGCCCCGTATTGCAAGCAATGGCTGATTTATTGGATGGTGTTTATCCTGCTCCTACCTATATGAATGGAGATGATGCCATCACGTTAGAAAAAGGCGGCCAAAAAATTGATATCCTTGGTAAAATCGGTGAAGATCCGGGTGCTAGCTGGACAGATGTATTCCCTTTCAATGATGCAGCGGGTGCGTATTGGACAAAAGATCATACCTTACAAAGAAAAGCAAGTGTTACTGGTGGCGTTACAACCAACCCAACAGCATTTGACCCAACTGTACAATGGGATTCATTACCAAAAAATACTTGGACAGGATTAAATTCACATACATGTTCTTGCCCAACTGCGGGAATTAGCGAAGTAGACAATACCGTTTCTGTATTGGTGTTCCCAAACCCTTCTAACAATGGTTCTGTAACAATTACTTCTACTGAAGGAATTGTAACTGCTGAAATTGTAAACATGGTTGGACAAGTAGTGATGAACAAATCAGGAAATAAAAATGATAAAACAATGTTACTAGACACAACTGAACTTTCAAAAGGAGTTTATTTTGTAAAGGTTTCATTTGAAAAAGGAAAATCCACTGTTGTAAAGCTCTCCATACAGTAA
- a CDS encoding class I tRNA ligase family protein, with amino-acid sequence MEVKDAIKKAIAKIEEQGLGKGKTNFRLRDAIFGRQRYWGEPIPVYYENGIPKVLDENELPLVLPEVDKYLPTETGEPPLARAASSWRKDGKHKYEYSTMPGWAGSSWYFLRYMDAHNEKEFVSKEAANYWQNVDLYIGGAEHATGHLLYVRFWTKFLNDLGLIPVTEPAKKLINQGMIQGVSSFVYRIGTNIFISKNRIGGPLSVEELKLTGLERNDPNVTPLHVDVNIVNNNVLDIDAFRNWREEYKNAEFIREDGKYICGSEVEKMSKSKWNVVSPDTIVEQQGADTLRLYEMFLGPLEQSKPWNTSGISGVSNFIRKLWRLYHIGDALNISDEPATKPELKALHKTIKKIVHDIENFSFNTSVSNFMICVNELTDLKCNKREILEPLAIIIAPYAPHIAEELWSKLGHATSISYATFPEVNESYLVESAFSYPVSFNGKTRFFQEYDLSLTKEQIEKEVLTLEQTQKYLEGKTPKKIIVVHNKIVNIVI; translated from the coding sequence TTGGAAGTAAAAGATGCAATCAAAAAAGCAATTGCAAAAATTGAAGAACAAGGATTAGGAAAAGGAAAAACAAATTTCCGTTTGCGCGATGCCATCTTCGGCCGTCAGCGTTATTGGGGTGAACCAATTCCGGTGTATTATGAAAACGGAATTCCCAAAGTACTGGATGAAAACGAATTGCCACTTGTACTTCCGGAAGTAGATAAATATTTGCCGACTGAAACCGGTGAACCACCCTTGGCACGCGCAGCATCCTCATGGAGAAAAGATGGAAAACACAAATACGAATATTCCACCATGCCTGGATGGGCTGGTTCGTCTTGGTATTTCCTGCGTTACATGGATGCTCACAACGAAAAAGAATTTGTTTCCAAGGAAGCAGCTAACTATTGGCAGAATGTAGACTTGTACATTGGAGGTGCTGAACATGCAACCGGACATTTATTGTATGTTCGCTTCTGGACAAAATTTTTGAACGACTTAGGTTTGATTCCTGTCACTGAACCTGCAAAGAAATTGATTAATCAAGGGATGATTCAGGGGGTTAGTAGTTTTGTGTATAGAATTGGAACAAACATTTTTATTTCAAAAAACAGAATAGGTGGTCCTTTATCTGTAGAAGAATTAAAACTAACTGGCCTTGAAAGAAACGATCCTAATGTAACTCCACTTCACGTTGATGTAAACATTGTAAATAATAATGTTTTGGATATTGATGCTTTCAGAAATTGGAGAGAAGAATATAAAAATGCAGAATTTATTAGAGAAGATGGTAAATACATCTGCGGTAGCGAAGTAGAAAAAATGTCCAAATCAAAATGGAATGTTGTTTCTCCTGATACCATTGTTGAACAACAAGGTGCTGACACTTTGCGTTTATACGAAATGTTTCTTGGACCCTTGGAACAAAGCAAACCATGGAATACCAGTGGAATTAGCGGTGTTAGCAATTTCATTCGCAAACTTTGGAGATTGTATCACATTGGAGATGCATTGAATATTAGCGATGAACCTGCAACAAAACCGGAACTAAAAGCCTTACACAAAACCATCAAAAAAATCGTTCACGACATTGAGAATTTTTCGTTCAATACTTCGGTGAGTAATTTTATGATTTGTGTAAACGAGTTGACAGATTTGAAATGCAACAAACGTGAAATATTAGAACCACTTGCCATCATCATTGCTCCATACGCGCCTCACATTGCAGAAGAACTTTGGAGCAAGTTGGGACATGCCACAAGTATTTCTTACGCAACGTTTCCTGAAGTAAACGAATCGTATTTGGTTGAAAGTGCATTTAGTTATCCGGTTTCATTCAATGGAAAAACACGTTTCTTTCAAGAGTATGATTTATCCTTAACCAAGGAACAAATCGAAAAAGAAGTCTTAACCCTGGAACAAACCCAAAAATACCTCGAAGGAAAGACTCCAAAGAAGATTATTGTGGTCCATAACAAGATCGTAAATATTGTAATTTAA
- a CDS encoding tryptophan 2,3-dioxygenase yields the protein MELKPEIVERIKLLDEKFQAMGQDLSSYLDGLLYADYLTYWDYIHLDTLLSLQSPKTKIPDEEIFIMYHQITELYFKLCLHEYNQIADKKDIDVKFFTERIGRINRYFEGLISSFDIMVDGMDPKQFLKFRMSLLPASGFQSGQYRMIEICSTTFKNLVAKDVRPNFSDDVNDAQIEKMYEHIYWKAGATELATGKKTLTLVQFEEKYQKQFIELAKKFKHTNLLAIYKSLSAEDQKNEKLVLALRQMDVNVNINWPLSHYKSAVRYLQKDPEDIAATGGTNWQKYLPPRFQKRIFYPELWNDQEVDEWGKSWVKSVAFGHK from the coding sequence ATGGAATTAAAACCTGAAATAGTAGAACGTATTAAATTGTTGGATGAAAAATTCCAGGCAATGGGACAAGATCTATCATCTTATTTGGATGGATTACTTTATGCCGATTATTTAACCTATTGGGATTACATTCACCTCGACACCTTGTTGAGTTTACAAAGCCCGAAAACAAAAATACCTGATGAAGAAATTTTTATCATGTATCACCAAATAACAGAATTGTATTTTAAACTTTGTTTACACGAATACAATCAGATTGCGGATAAAAAAGACATCGATGTAAAATTCTTTACGGAACGCATTGGCCGTATCAACCGCTACTTTGAAGGATTAATTTCTTCTTTCGACATTATGGTGGATGGAATGGATCCAAAACAATTTTTGAAATTCCGAATGAGTTTATTGCCTGCCAGCGGATTTCAATCAGGGCAATACCGAATGATTGAAATTTGTTCGACTACTTTTAAAAATTTAGTTGCGAAAGATGTTCGTCCGAATTTTTCTGATGATGTGAACGATGCACAAATTGAAAAGATGTATGAACACATCTATTGGAAAGCTGGAGCAACAGAGCTTGCAACAGGTAAAAAAACGTTGACATTAGTTCAGTTCGAAGAAAAATATCAGAAACAATTTATTGAGCTTGCAAAAAAATTCAAGCATACAAACTTGTTAGCGATTTATAAATCACTTTCGGCTGAAGACCAAAAAAATGAAAAATTGGTTTTAGCATTGCGACAAATGGATGTGAATGTCAACATCAACTGGCCATTATCACATTATAAATCTGCTGTTCGTTACCTACAAAAAGATCCTGAAGACATTGCTGCTACTGGCGGAACCAACTGGCAAAAATATTTACCTCCACGTTTTCAAAAACGTATTTTTTATCCGGAATTATGGAATGATCAAGAAGTGGATGAGTGGGGAAAAAGTTGGGTAAAGAGTGTTGCGTTTGGGCATAAGTAA
- a CDS encoding DUF3108 domain-containing protein → MKKFVLIGTVVMIAGIACISFQKEKALPSIENNGPVKELPVINNEAFKRGELLTFRMHYGIIDAGVATLGITEEEKEIAGRKTYHVIGLGQSRGAFDLFFKVRDRYETYIDDQSIVPWIFLRHVDEGGYKIDQSYVFNHYSEKVNVGEGETFDIEPNMQDMLSAFYAARNLDLGGAKPGETYAIKCFMDKEVWPLKVKFIGRETITTGLGTFKCLKYRPIVQKGRVFKHEEDLNIWITDDKNHIPILGQADVLVGSIKAELKSYKGLAHPVAKVN, encoded by the coding sequence ATGAAAAAGTTTGTTTTAATAGGAACAGTTGTAATGATCGCAGGTATTGCCTGTATCTCATTTCAGAAAGAAAAAGCATTGCCGTCAATTGAAAATAACGGCCCGGTGAAAGAGCTTCCTGTCATCAATAACGAAGCTTTTAAACGTGGTGAGCTATTGACCTTCCGCATGCATTACGGAATTATTGATGCCGGTGTGGCAACACTTGGTATTACCGAAGAAGAAAAAGAAATTGCCGGAAGAAAAACCTACCATGTAATTGGTTTAGGACAATCCAGAGGAGCATTCGACCTTTTCTTTAAAGTGCGTGACCGCTACGAAACATACATTGACGATCAATCCATTGTGCCTTGGATTTTTTTAAGACATGTGGATGAAGGCGGTTATAAAATTGATCAGAGTTATGTATTTAACCACTACAGCGAAAAAGTAAATGTTGGAGAAGGTGAAACATTCGATATCGAACCGAATATGCAAGACATGTTATCTGCATTTTATGCGGCAAGAAATTTAGATTTAGGTGGCGCAAAACCCGGAGAAACCTATGCAATTAAATGTTTTATGGACAAAGAAGTTTGGCCATTAAAAGTAAAGTTCATCGGTCGCGAAACCATCACCACCGGACTTGGAACATTCAAATGTTTGAAATACCGCCCAATTGTACAAAAAGGACGTGTATTTAAACACGAAGAAGATTTGAATATTTGGATTACTGACGATAAAAACCACATTCCTATTTTAGGACAAGCTGATGTGTTAGTCGGTTCTATCAAAGCAGAATTAAAATCCTATAAAGGATTAGCTCATCCTGTTGCCAAGGTGAATTAA
- a CDS encoding bifunctional 3-deoxy-7-phosphoheptulonate synthase/chorismate mutase type II, producing MKLDLNIQPLTTWFPNYSKPGLIAGPCSAESEEQLLETAKNIAAFYPNAIFRAGIWKPRTRPNTFEGIGDIGLEWMKLVKQQTGLLTATEVATADHVEKCLKAGIDILWIGARTTVNPFSVQEIADALKGVDIPVFVKNPIYPDLQLWAGALERVNNAGIKKIGAIHRGFHSYDNGPFRNSPKWELAIELKAACPELPIFCDPSHIGGTPELIPYISQKAMDMDMDGLMIETHRNPSVALSDAKQQITPYELKEIISDLQIRSAAIENLELQSKLDELRCIIQKLDNDLLELLAKRMAVSTQIGEYKRANNLTILQVAHWKKLIDSSLSNADAMGLPKDFIKGLYQLIHDESIRRQTDVMNKVNKK from the coding sequence TTGAAATTAGACCTTAACATACAACCATTAACTACTTGGTTTCCGAATTACTCGAAACCAGGCTTAATTGCAGGTCCTTGCAGTGCCGAAAGCGAAGAACAACTTTTGGAAACGGCAAAAAACATTGCTGCATTTTATCCGAATGCGATTTTTCGTGCCGGTATCTGGAAACCACGTACGCGTCCGAATACCTTTGAAGGCATTGGTGATATTGGTTTAGAATGGATGAAGTTGGTAAAACAACAAACGGGATTGTTAACCGCAACAGAAGTTGCAACGGCTGATCACGTTGAAAAATGTTTGAAGGCTGGAATCGATATTTTATGGATTGGTGCACGTACAACGGTGAATCCTTTTTCTGTACAGGAAATTGCAGATGCATTAAAAGGAGTTGATATTCCTGTCTTCGTAAAAAACCCGATCTATCCCGATTTACAATTGTGGGCAGGAGCATTGGAAAGAGTAAACAATGCCGGGATTAAAAAAATTGGAGCGATTCATCGTGGCTTTCATTCCTATGATAACGGACCATTCCGCAATTCTCCAAAGTGGGAATTGGCAATTGAACTCAAAGCAGCTTGTCCGGAATTACCGATTTTTTGCGATCCTTCTCATATTGGCGGAACACCCGAATTGATTCCATACATTTCTCAAAAGGCAATGGATATGGATATGGACGGATTGATGATTGAAACACATCGTAATCCGAGTGTGGCGTTGAGCGATGCAAAGCAACAGATTACTCCGTACGAGTTAAAAGAAATTATTTCCGACTTACAGATTCGTTCAGCTGCAATTGAAAATTTAGAATTGCAATCGAAGTTAGATGAACTGCGTTGCATCATTCAAAAATTAGACAATGATTTGTTGGAGCTGTTGGCAAAACGAATGGCGGTGTCAACACAAATAGGAGAATACAAGCGCGCAAATAATTTGACGATTCTACAAGTTGCACATTGGAAAAAATTGATTGATAGCAGTTTGTCCAATGCCGATGCAATGGGGCTTCCAAAAGATTTTATAAAAGGATTGTATCAATTGATACACGATGAATCTATTCGTAGACAAACGGATGTGATGAATAAGGTTAATAAGAAGTAG